The Paenibacillus thermoaerophilus genome contains the following window.
GAACGCAAAAAAGCGATGCTGGCACGCACGCTGATGCAGCGGCCGGAAATTTTGATATTGGATGAGCCTTGCGCGGGGCTCGACCTGTACGAGAGGGAGCAGTTTCTTCGCATGTTCGGCAGCCTGAAGGACCAGGGCATGTCGATCGTATACGTGACGCATCATCTGGAGGAAATCATCCCGCTTTTTACGCATATTGCGCTGATTCACGAAGGCCGGGTCGCCGCAGCCGGTCCGAAAACCGAGATATTGACGGAAGAACGGATCGGGCGGATTTACGATGTCCCGGTCCGGCTTGATTGGCAGGACGGGCGGCCTTGGCTGCAGGTGAGAGCATGACGGGCGGGGCTGCGGTAAGCCGCTGGATCGGTTCCGCCAATGCCGGGTACGCCCGTTACGCCCAGCAGGAGCTCGTCGCCCGGTTCGGCGAAGTCGGCTTTCAGGAGCTGATTCCGGGCGAGCTGTTTCTGGCAAGCATCCGGAGGAGCGAGGCGGACGTCGCGCGATTGCTGCGCGGGAACGAACCGGTGTTTTTGCGCCACATCCATCCGGTGCAAACCGAGTTCCCGGCCTCGCGCGGCGAGGAGGATCTGCTCCGGCTTCAACAGTGGCTGGAGTCGGCCGGTCCGGCCATCTCCCCGGGCGATCGCGTCGGCGTGCAGGCGCGCCGCAAGCCGGAGACGGAGTACGGCTATACGCCGTATGCCGTGAAGGAGGCGCTGGACCGGGTGTTGACGGAACGGTTCGCGGCCGAGCCGGTCATCTCCGGCCCGGACAAAGTCGTCTCGGTCTACATGGGCGAATCGTCCGTCTACGCGGGAGTGTCGGCCGCCAGCGACAACTTGAGCGATTGGAACGGGGGCATGATCCGGTTCAAGCGGGAGGACGGGTTCATCTCCCGAGCCAAGTTCAAGCTGCTGGAAGCGGAGGTCCGGTTCGGGCTCGACTGGTCGGCATACAGCCGCGCCGTCGATCTCGGGGCCGCGCCGGGCGGTTGGACGTCGCTGCTGCTGGAGCGCGGGCTGCGCGTGACCGCGATCGACCCGGGCGAGCTCGATCCGTCGCTGACGGGCCATCCGAACTTGACCTATCACCGGCGCAAAGCGGGAGAGGTCAAGATGGAACGCGCCGCTTACGATCTGCTCGTCAGCGATATGAGCTGGGACCCGAGGCAATCCGCCAAGCTGGTGGCCGAGATCGCCCCGGCCATTCGTCCCGGCGGGACGGCATTAATGACGCTCAAGCTGTTGCGGGGGAAGCCGTTTCAGTCCATGCGCGAAGTGGAAGGCATACTGGCCCCGGCGCTTCGCATTGTCAAGGCGAAGCAGTTGTTCCATAACCGGGACGAACTGACGTTGTTGCTGACTCGGCCAAGCGATTCTTAAACCGAAAGGATGCGATGAAGGGATGGAGCAGTGGATCGAGCAATACGCCGCGGGTCCGGCCAAGCTGCGGGAGGCCGTATCGGGGTTGTCCCCCCAGTTGATGACGTTTGTGCCGTCGCCGGGGGCGTGGAGCATTCACGAGATCGCCGTGCACGTCTGCGATACCGAGATCGTCGCCGTTCACCGGATGAAAAAAGCGATCGCGGAATCGAATCCGCTCGTGCTCGGGTTCGATCAGGACGAATGGGCCCGCAGGCTGGATTACAAGTCCGAGGATTTGGAGCTGAATCTGGCCGTCATGGAATCGCTTCGCGCCGCCATGACGGAGACGCTGCGGCGGGTGAAGCCCGAAGACTGGGAGCGGACGGTCGTTCACAATGAAGCCGGCAAGCTGACGCTGCGCGATCTGCTGATCAAGTTCGTCACGCATGTCGACGTGCACCTGAAGCAGATCGAACGCAACAAATCGCTTTACGCGGCCGGAGGCTGAGCGCTTCTTCAAAAAAATGGTTGTCATTTTCCGGAAAATCGGCTACAGTATAAAGTAGCGGGAAGAACCTGCGAGCGAATGTATATTCGCTTGCGGGTTCTTCTTTTTTTGTTGTGCGAAAACGGTATCCCTGCCGCGAGGGACGAAAAGAGGGGAGAACGTGAACGGACAAAGAAACGCGACGGAACACGGGCCGTCCGCCGGAACGGTGCTGGCGGACCGGTACCGGATCGGTCCGCTGCTGGGCGCAGGCGGCATGAGCCGGGTATTTGCCTGCGAAGACCTGAAGCTGCCGGGGAAGCGTTGGGCGGTCAAGCTGCTCGACCGGATCTCCGACGATTTCGCGGAGGCGGAACTGCTCAGCCGCTTGAGGCATCCGGCATTGCCGGACATCGTGGACGCGTTCGACTGGCCGGGCGGGAAGGCGTTGGTCCTGGAGCTGATCGAAGGAGAGACGCTGGCCGAACGGTTTGAGCGTTCCGGGCGGTCGATCTCCGAAGAAACGGCGGTGGATTGGGCCCGGCAGATCGCCGATTGCCTGGTGTATCTGCACAGCCTGAAGCCGGAGCCGATCGTCTACCGCGACTTGAAGCCTTCCAACATCATGCTGGAACCCGGCGGGCGAATCCGGCTGATCGACTTCGGCATCGCCCGCACGCATAAGCCGGGAGCGGCACAGGATACGGTCCGGATGGGCACGATCGGATTCGCCGCTCCGGAGCAGTTGGAAGGGCGGCAAACCGGCCCGCCGGCCGACGTCTACGCGTTGGGCGCGCTGCTCCATTACTTGCTGAGCGGCGGGAAGTGCCCCGACCTCCGCCGTCAGGGGCCGTCCTTGTTAAGATCCCGTGTTGACGCGGAGCTGTGCGGGATCGTCGAGGCGATGATCGAGCCCCGGGAGGAACGCCGCCCCTTGACCGCGGAGCTGGCCAGTCAATTCGCGTTGTGGCTTGGCCGCCGGGTTCCCGAACCAGCGGCGGCTTCAACCGGGCGCTTCGACGGGGGCGGACTGATTCCGGCCGCTCGGCCGGAGGTTTCGGCTGGCGCCCTGTTGTCGGGGCAAGCCCGCAGGCTGATCGTGGTCGGCGGCTGGCGGAGAAGCGCGGGAGCGACTTTCGTCGCGATCTCCCTCGCACGGACGCTTGATGAGGCCGGTTATAGCTGCGCGGTCACCGAATGGCCGACAGCCGTCCCGTATTTGGCGGATTGGCTGGACGGCGGCAGGACCGGACGAAGCCGCCAGAGAGGCGCCGCCGGACGAACGCGCTGGCTGCCGAGTCCGCCGGAGAGCCGGGCGGCGGCCGATCTCGAAGCGCGGATATCGCGTCTGAGGCAAACCGGCTGCGCCGTGACGCTGGTCGACATCGGCTCGGACGGCTGGCTGTCCCCGGAGACGCAGTTGCTGTTCGCGCTCGCGGACGGCATCGTCGTCGTCGCCGACACCGGGATCGGGCTGTGGCGGGCTCAGCCTCCCGAAGCGTTGGCCGCCTTGAGGCGCAAGGAAGAGGCGGGGCTGCCGGTCTGGTGGATCGCGAACCGGGATGTCCGCGCTCCCGGCCGGGAGGATTGGATCGACAGCTTTCCCCAGCCGCCGGTTTGCCGAATCCCCGCCGTTCCCGACGAAGTCGTGACCCCGGCCAATTGGGAAGGCATTCCCGTTGCCGACCGGGAGCCGTGGGGACGGGAGGTTCGCGAGAGCTTGTCTCCGCTCGTCCGCCTTTGGACAGGCGGGCAGCCCGCCTCCAGGAGCGTGACGGGATTCGGCGGATTGTGGAGAAAGCGGAAAGGAGTCAAAAGCAATGGATAAATTTCGAGTCGTCCTGCTCGATGCGGATCATGAATATGTCGAGATGCTGGCCGCCTATGTCAACAGCGAAGAAAGCTTGAACACCGAGCTGAGCGGCTGGACCGGGACGAACGGGCTTGCGGAGTCGCTCAGGTCGCATTCCGCGCATGTGTTCGCTTTTCACGTTTCGTTTGCCGATCGGCTGCCGACCTTGCCGACCGGCTGTCTGCCGGTCATGCTGACCGACGGGGGAGAAGAGGCGTCCGCCGAAGGCCGTTGCGTCTCGATGCACAAGTTTCAGCCGATCCGTTCGCTGATCGCCGGCCTCAAGGAGCTGTATTCCCGCCAATACGCGTGTCCGTCCGGCGCGCCCGCGTCCAAAACAACGACGGTCGCCATCTATTCGACCGTCGGCGGCGCAGGAAAAACAACAGTGTCCGTCCTGTTGGCGAAGCAGCTTGCGCGGATCGGCAAAAAAACGCTGTGGATCAGTCTGGACGGCATTCCGGTCGCGCCCTTGCCCGAGACGGACGTCTCCCGTCCGCATGCTTTCGCTAGGCTGTTGTATTTGCTTAAAACCGATTATCGGGCGCTGCCCGGCAAATGGCCCGGACTGGTCTGCTCCGATCTCGATTCGGGGTTCGATTACGTGCCGCTGCCCGAGGAAACGCTCGATCTGCATGAGATGACGCGGGAGGATACGTTCCGCCTGATCTCGTCCGTCGCCGAGATGGGCCTCTACGACTACGTACTGCTGGATCTGGATTCCGCCCACTGCGAACGTTCGGCGTCGGCCTTGCAGGCGTCGGCCCGCATCTGGTGGCTGCTGACGGAATCGGACCTCTGCCTCCGCAAGACGGCCAAGGTGCTGCGCATGCGCCAGGGGCCGATGGCCGACGCAATCGCGGCGAAAGAAGCGGATATCCGGTTTATTCTGAACGGCGGCGGCCGGGACGAGCCGCCGGATCTGGACAGCTTCGGCATCCCGGTCTGCGGCCGGTTAAGCCATTACGATACGCGGGGCGGTTCGAGCCGCTGGCATGCGGAGTTGGCCGAGGAGCTGCTCGGGCTGTTTTTCCGGCTGGAGGAAGGAGGGCGCTCATGGGAACGGACACGGTTGTCCACGAATTGAAGCAGGAGCTGCGCAACCGGCTGCGGTCGGCTCCGGGCCATCTGTCCGACGCGGAAATTCGCGAGATGATCGAGGAAGAAGTGTTCAAGGCGGCGGCCAAAACCTATATGACCGCTTCCAGCCAGGCAACGGCGGTGGCGGAGATTTTCTCGGCTTTCCGCGGTCTCGACATCTTGCAGCCGCTGATGGACGATCCGGAGATTACGGAGGTGATGGTCAACGGGCCGGACCATCTGTTTATTGAGCGCCGGGGCAAGACGGAGCCCGTCCCGCAACGGTTCGAGAGCCGCGAACGGCTGGAGGACCTCATCCAGACGATCGTCGGACAGGTCAACCGGACGGTGAACGAAGCGTCGCCCATCGTGGACGCCAGGCTTCCGGACGGATCGAGGGTGCATGTCGTGCTGCCGCCGATCGCGCTGAACGGGCCGATTTTGACGATCCGCAAATTTCCCCAGTCGC
Protein-coding sequences here:
- a CDS encoding AAA family ATPase, translating into MDKFRVVLLDADHEYVEMLAAYVNSEESLNTELSGWTGTNGLAESLRSHSAHVFAFHVSFADRLPTLPTGCLPVMLTDGGEEASAEGRCVSMHKFQPIRSLIAGLKELYSRQYACPSGAPASKTTTVAIYSTVGGAGKTTVSVLLAKQLARIGKKTLWISLDGIPVAPLPETDVSRPHAFARLLYLLKTDYRALPGKWPGLVCSDLDSGFDYVPLPEETLDLHEMTREDTFRLISSVAEMGLYDYVLLDLDSAHCERSASALQASARIWWLLTESDLCLRKTAKVLRMRQGPMADAIAAKEADIRFILNGGGRDEPPDLDSFGIPVCGRLSHYDTRGGSSRWHAELAEELLGLFFRLEEGGRSWERTRLSTN
- a CDS encoding DinB family protein; amino-acid sequence: MEQWIEQYAAGPAKLREAVSGLSPQLMTFVPSPGAWSIHEIAVHVCDTEIVAVHRMKKAIAESNPLVLGFDQDEWARRLDYKSEDLELNLAVMESLRAAMTETLRRVKPEDWERTVVHNEAGKLTLRDLLIKFVTHVDVHLKQIERNKSLYAAGG
- a CDS encoding SAM-dependent methyltransferase, yielding MAAGESMTGGAAVSRWIGSANAGYARYAQQELVARFGEVGFQELIPGELFLASIRRSEADVARLLRGNEPVFLRHIHPVQTEFPASRGEEDLLRLQQWLESAGPAISPGDRVGVQARRKPETEYGYTPYAVKEALDRVLTERFAAEPVISGPDKVVSVYMGESSVYAGVSAASDNLSDWNGGMIRFKREDGFISRAKFKLLEAEVRFGLDWSAYSRAVDLGAAPGGWTSLLLERGLRVTAIDPGELDPSLTGHPNLTYHRRKAGEVKMERAAYDLLVSDMSWDPRQSAKLVAEIAPAIRPGGTALMTLKLLRGKPFQSMREVEGILAPALRIVKAKQLFHNRDELTLLLTRPSDS
- a CDS encoding serine/threonine-protein kinase, producing the protein MNGQRNATEHGPSAGTVLADRYRIGPLLGAGGMSRVFACEDLKLPGKRWAVKLLDRISDDFAEAELLSRLRHPALPDIVDAFDWPGGKALVLELIEGETLAERFERSGRSISEETAVDWARQIADCLVYLHSLKPEPIVYRDLKPSNIMLEPGGRIRLIDFGIARTHKPGAAQDTVRMGTIGFAAPEQLEGRQTGPPADVYALGALLHYLLSGGKCPDLRRQGPSLLRSRVDAELCGIVEAMIEPREERRPLTAELASQFALWLGRRVPEPAAASTGRFDGGGLIPAARPEVSAGALLSGQARRLIVVGGWRRSAGATFVAISLARTLDEAGYSCAVTEWPTAVPYLADWLDGGRTGRSRQRGAAGRTRWLPSPPESRAAADLEARISRLRQTGCAVTLVDIGSDGWLSPETQLLFALADGIVVVADTGIGLWRAQPPEALAALRRKEEAGLPVWWIANRDVRAPGREDWIDSFPQPPVCRIPAVPDEVVTPANWEGIPVADREPWGREVRESLSPLVRLWTGGQPASRSVTGFGGLWRKRKGVKSNG